The following are from one region of the Leucobacter sp. Psy1 genome:
- a CDS encoding amidohydrolase family protein codes for MKSDRSITIRQARVWDGNEVGFSLRDLHIVDGIVADAPDPGAESFDGRGFWVLPGLIDNHFHAYATSMDGFENERGPLSFAAVNGAARLGKALRRGFTTVRDVAGGDIGLLRARDTGVITAPRYFFTGPALSQTGGHGDPRSEHVDVCFSHGHMCEIVDGVDALRVAVRERLRTGAHAIKVMTSGGVFSLTDPLSVPQYAPEELQTVTAEAARRKSYVAAHAYSPEAIMHAIENGVRTIEHGNLLDRKTAREMARRSAYLVPTLAAYDAMSRRGAGLGLNEVSLAKNEEVLTRGQEAIRIALDAGVQVGFGSDLMGDLEDDQLRGVQLQVEASGAEATLHAMTVVNAEILGDRALGHLRPGAYGDAVVLSQDPMSTPSALWSPEAREAVLLAGRRVE; via the coding sequence ATGAAATCAGACCGCTCGATCACGATCCGTCAGGCGCGAGTGTGGGACGGGAACGAGGTGGGATTCTCCTTGCGTGACCTGCACATCGTCGACGGGATCGTCGCGGATGCGCCGGACCCCGGTGCCGAGTCGTTCGACGGTCGGGGCTTCTGGGTGCTTCCAGGACTCATCGACAACCACTTCCACGCCTACGCCACGAGCATGGACGGGTTCGAGAATGAACGCGGACCGCTGAGTTTTGCGGCGGTGAACGGCGCTGCGCGTCTCGGTAAAGCGCTTCGCCGCGGCTTCACCACGGTGCGCGATGTCGCGGGAGGCGACATCGGGCTGCTGCGCGCGAGGGACACCGGAGTGATCACCGCTCCGCGGTACTTCTTCACCGGGCCCGCTCTGAGCCAGACCGGTGGACACGGGGACCCGCGCTCGGAGCACGTCGACGTCTGTTTCAGTCACGGGCACATGTGCGAGATCGTCGACGGTGTCGATGCGCTACGTGTCGCCGTCCGCGAACGGTTGCGCACCGGAGCGCACGCGATCAAGGTGATGACCTCGGGTGGCGTCTTCTCGCTCACGGACCCGCTGAGCGTGCCGCAGTACGCGCCGGAGGAACTGCAGACGGTGACGGCGGAGGCTGCGCGCCGGAAGAGCTACGTTGCGGCGCACGCCTACTCGCCCGAGGCGATCATGCACGCGATCGAGAACGGGGTGCGCACCATCGAGCACGGGAATCTGCTCGACCGGAAGACCGCTAGGGAGATGGCCAGGCGCAGCGCCTACCTGGTTCCGACTCTGGCCGCATACGACGCGATGAGCCGCCGCGGTGCGGGCCTCGGGCTCAATGAAGTGTCGCTCGCGAAGAACGAGGAGGTCCTCACTCGCGGACAGGAGGCGATCCGCATCGCGCTCGATGCCGGGGTGCAAGTCGGATTCGGCAGCGACCTCATGGGAGATCTCGAAGACGACCAGCTCCGGGGTGTCCAACTGCAGGTCGAAGCCTCCGGTGCAGAGGCAACGCTGCACGCCATGACGGTCGTCAACGCAGAGATCCTGGGTGACCGTGCGCTCGGGCACCTGCGCCCCGGTGCCTACGGAGACGCCGTCGTGCTGTCCCAGGACCCGATGTCCACCCCGTCGGCGCTCTGGTCGCCTGAAGCGCGCGAGGCCGTGCTGCTCGCTGGACGACGAGTCGAGTGA
- a CDS encoding hydantoinase B/oxoprolinase family protein encodes MADAITTEIIRHGLLAAAEEIARNLCRTAYNTVVYEIHDYGIGIHDANGDVVADAPGIAVFTRGNDAGIKHSIEFLGADSMEAGDVFIINHPYWSSAHTLDPLVFAPIHFDGQLIGFASCRVHITDLNQKDPGYVLDSTDKAQEGLVMPASKLYRRGERNADVFNIIRFNSRTPKHTIGDIQAQVSACVTGVKRTQELAEKYGVETLGESMRTINEHGERLARLALAKLPRGSWSATDYLDHDGIDLDTLVKMHCTVTVTDDEMIVDWTGSAENVRGPINLPPGQTEALSSLIFKSLTTPDSPVVAGNFAPLRVVTVPGSVMHAVEPMPTFTLWTGLLAGEVILKALAQGMPDRVPACSGGDVCSMMGLGVNPRTGDFWQEATNEAVGYGGSATHDGEDGIMHLSEPGCRNNPVEVLEAKSSMIIDHYGYRPDTGGAGRFRGGVGVSRTYRFTAPATGICLVYKTRTSPWSIDGGLEGSPNRVVLNPGTPREVVQGGSYNQLDAGEVLVNQTGGGGGYGNPFDRDPAAVARDVRNGFVSALAARSDYGVAVRPDYTIDEAETAQLRG; translated from the coding sequence ATGGCTGATGCAATCACCACCGAGATCATCCGACACGGTCTGCTCGCGGCCGCTGAGGAGATCGCCAGAAATCTCTGCCGCACCGCCTACAACACGGTCGTGTACGAGATTCACGACTACGGCATCGGCATTCACGACGCGAACGGCGACGTGGTGGCGGATGCGCCGGGAATCGCCGTGTTCACGAGGGGGAACGACGCCGGAATCAAACACTCCATCGAATTCCTCGGAGCGGACTCTATGGAGGCGGGTGACGTGTTCATCATCAATCACCCCTACTGGTCGAGCGCTCACACGCTTGATCCGCTGGTGTTCGCCCCGATTCATTTCGACGGGCAGCTGATCGGCTTCGCCTCGTGCCGTGTCCACATCACGGACTTGAATCAGAAAGATCCCGGGTACGTTCTCGACTCCACGGATAAGGCGCAGGAAGGGTTGGTGATGCCCGCCTCGAAGCTGTATCGACGCGGCGAGCGGAACGCGGACGTCTTCAACATCATCAGGTTCAACAGCCGGACCCCGAAGCACACGATCGGCGATATTCAGGCGCAGGTGTCCGCCTGCGTCACCGGCGTGAAGCGGACGCAGGAGCTCGCCGAGAAATACGGTGTGGAGACCCTCGGCGAGTCGATGCGGACCATCAACGAGCACGGCGAACGGCTCGCGCGCCTTGCGCTCGCGAAACTTCCGCGCGGATCCTGGTCGGCGACCGACTATCTCGATCACGACGGGATTGACCTGGACACGCTCGTCAAGATGCACTGCACCGTCACGGTGACCGATGACGAGATGATTGTCGACTGGACGGGGAGCGCAGAGAACGTCCGCGGACCGATCAACCTTCCGCCCGGACAGACGGAAGCGCTGTCGAGCCTCATCTTCAAATCGCTCACGACCCCCGATTCGCCCGTTGTAGCCGGCAACTTCGCTCCTCTGAGGGTCGTAACGGTACCCGGTTCGGTGATGCACGCCGTCGAACCGATGCCGACGTTCACCCTCTGGACAGGACTTCTCGCAGGCGAAGTCATTCTGAAAGCGCTGGCCCAGGGGATGCCCGATCGCGTGCCGGCCTGCTCTGGCGGAGACGTCTGCTCAATGATGGGTCTCGGCGTAAACCCTCGCACGGGGGACTTCTGGCAGGAAGCCACCAATGAGGCGGTGGGCTACGGCGGCTCCGCGACGCATGACGGCGAGGACGGCATCATGCATCTCTCGGAGCCGGGCTGCCGGAACAACCCGGTCGAGGTCCTCGAAGCAAAGTCCTCGATGATCATCGACCACTACGGGTACCGTCCGGATACCGGAGGCGCCGGTCGATTCCGCGGAGGTGTCGGAGTGAGCCGCACGTATAGGTTCACCGCACCGGCCACCGGGATCTGCCTGGTCTACAAGACCCGGACGAGTCCGTGGTCGATCGATGGTGGTCTCGAGGGGAGCCCGAACCGCGTCGTCCTCAACCCCGGCACTCCGCGCGAGGTCGTGCAGGGCGGGAGCTACAACCAGTTGGACGCAGGCGAGGTCCTGGTGAATCAGACCGGTGGCGGCGGCGGGTACGGAAATCCGTTCGATCGCGACCCCGCGGCGGTGGCCAGGGACGTCCGCAACGGCTTCGTCTCCGCGCTTGCGGCACGAAGCGACTACGGCGTCGCGGTCCGCCCCGACTACACGATCGACGAAGCGGAGACAGCGCAGCTGCGCGGCTAG
- a CDS encoding hydantoinase/oxoprolinase family protein, protein MPENVRIAIDVGGTFTDVVKLVPETGELRFEKVPTTPDEPTSGVLAAFEKADADLATVTTFNHGSTLGLNSLLTRSGARIATIATRGFRDVYLLGRTDRKVMYDFSYRKPEPLLERYDTFEVTERSSVSGSVVTPFDDADAREVAREIAHRGYTAVAVGFLHSYANPAHERRMREILEEEAPNVEVTLSHELSREYREYERTSTAVLDAYIKPIMRSYLRALEDELAKRGFDGRFLMSRSGGGAMTASAAREQPVNLILSGPAGGVVGAAAFAKLIDRPNLITIDMGGTSLDASLVLEGEPVRYHGAEFEGLPINTPSLYIHTIGAGGGSLGYLDDAGALQVGPKSAGALPGPAAYGRGGTQPTFTDAALAIGYLGADTPLGGELTLDRDRSITALAPIAEQLGLSVTELARGMIQISNTKIMGAVRAITIELGHDPQDFALLSFGGGGGLVAVDVARELGIPEVIVPPGQGAFSALGMLMADVQHDSSRTSIQPLDDLDSQAVHELFAGMEAEATETLKAEGFSPGQMEFRRVVSVRYSGQEHAVTIDFPSGQGDPRAAIREQFDRLHQRQYGHTMDDPIETTTLRLNAVGKVSKPDLPFADKRRPGDDYPRGRRTVMQPGDTAVDYALIAREDLRAGDTVDGPAVITEHTATTVLHAGDRLRVGSYGELSISIQTATKGA, encoded by the coding sequence ATGCCCGAAAACGTTCGCATCGCCATTGATGTCGGCGGCACATTCACCGATGTGGTGAAACTGGTGCCGGAGACCGGCGAACTTCGCTTCGAAAAAGTCCCCACTACTCCGGATGAGCCGACCTCCGGGGTGCTTGCCGCGTTCGAGAAGGCGGATGCCGATCTCGCGACCGTCACCACGTTCAACCACGGCAGTACGCTCGGCCTCAACTCGCTTCTGACGCGGTCCGGGGCGAGGATCGCGACGATCGCGACGCGCGGCTTCCGTGACGTGTACCTGCTCGGCCGGACCGACCGGAAGGTCATGTACGACTTCTCCTATCGCAAACCCGAGCCGCTACTCGAACGATACGACACCTTCGAGGTCACGGAGCGGAGTTCGGTCTCCGGTAGCGTCGTCACGCCATTCGACGACGCCGATGCTCGTGAAGTCGCCCGTGAGATCGCGCACCGCGGCTACACCGCCGTGGCCGTCGGATTCCTCCACTCGTACGCGAACCCGGCACATGAGCGTCGCATGCGCGAGATCCTCGAAGAGGAAGCGCCGAACGTCGAAGTGACGCTGTCTCACGAGTTGTCCCGCGAATACCGCGAATACGAACGGACGAGCACGGCCGTGCTCGATGCCTATATCAAGCCCATCATGCGCAGCTACCTCCGCGCACTGGAGGACGAACTCGCGAAACGCGGCTTTGATGGGCGGTTCCTCATGTCGAGATCGGGAGGGGGCGCGATGACCGCCTCCGCTGCTCGGGAGCAGCCGGTAAATCTCATCCTTTCAGGGCCAGCGGGCGGAGTCGTCGGCGCAGCGGCGTTCGCGAAGCTCATCGACCGTCCGAACCTGATCACCATCGACATGGGGGGTACAAGTCTCGATGCCTCACTGGTGCTCGAGGGTGAGCCGGTGCGATACCACGGGGCGGAATTCGAGGGATTGCCGATCAACACGCCCTCCCTCTATATCCACACGATCGGGGCAGGCGGGGGTTCACTCGGCTATCTGGACGACGCTGGTGCCCTGCAGGTCGGGCCCAAAAGCGCCGGTGCGCTGCCCGGTCCTGCCGCATACGGCCGCGGCGGAACGCAGCCGACGTTCACCGACGCCGCGCTGGCGATCGGGTATCTGGGTGCGGATACGCCGCTGGGAGGCGAGCTCACCCTCGACCGCGACCGTTCGATCACCGCGCTCGCGCCCATCGCCGAGCAGCTGGGCCTCTCGGTCACCGAGCTCGCCAGGGGGATGATCCAGATCTCGAACACGAAGATCATGGGAGCCGTGCGCGCGATCACGATCGAGCTGGGGCACGACCCGCAGGACTTCGCGCTGCTCTCATTCGGAGGCGGAGGGGGCTTGGTCGCCGTTGATGTCGCCCGTGAGCTGGGCATTCCCGAGGTGATCGTGCCCCCAGGGCAGGGCGCGTTCTCGGCGCTCGGCATGCTCATGGCCGATGTGCAGCACGACTCCTCTCGCACGAGCATTCAGCCGCTCGACGACCTCGACTCGCAGGCCGTCCACGAACTCTTCGCCGGAATGGAAGCGGAAGCGACTGAGACCTTGAAAGCGGAAGGATTCTCACCTGGCCAGATGGAGTTCCGGAGGGTCGTGTCGGTTCGCTATTCGGGCCAGGAACACGCCGTGACGATCGATTTCCCGAGTGGTCAGGGAGACCCGCGCGCTGCCATCAGGGAGCAATTCGACCGGCTCCATCAGCGTCAGTACGGGCACACGATGGACGACCCCATCGAGACGACGACGCTCCGGCTCAACGCAGTGGGAAAGGTGAGCAAGCCCGATCTTCCGTTCGCCGACAAACGTCGCCCGGGTGACGATTACCCCAGGGGTCGCCGCACCGTGATGCAGCCGGGAGATACGGCTGTCGATTACGCGCTGATCGCGCGCGAGGACCTGCGCGCCGGTGACACGGTTGATGGTCCCGCCGTCATCACGGAGCACACGGCGACGACGGTTCTCCACGCAGGCGATCGCTTACGGGTCGGGAGCTATGGCGAACTCAGCATTTCTATCCAGACCGCGACGAAAGGGGCCTGA
- a CDS encoding ABC transporter permease, giving the protein MSEAVNTTVTEMRARRKLSARDLVIEYAVVILLLAVIAALALLSPSFFTFANIVNILNQNAPLVIIASAGTFVIVSGNFDLSTGAIYSVAGVVAAWLAVTLGNPWLALLAAPVIGLVLGAFNGAVITRLRVHSFLATLASSMIFTTVAVLVTGGSLITVTTPGFTALGRDRIGGIFIAVIVMIVVVAGMWFLLSRSVFGRHVYAVGGNAEAAELSGIRVNRTRVIVFMLSGLAAGSAAAIGVSRIASGQPLAGAGLELSAIAAVILGGTSIYGGVGAVWRSVAGVFLIALIGNGFDLLNLNPQLKDMVTGFIILAAVGLAAADRTRR; this is encoded by the coding sequence ATGAGCGAGGCCGTCAACACCACAGTGACCGAGATGCGGGCCCGCCGAAAGCTCTCCGCACGCGACCTGGTGATCGAGTACGCTGTCGTCATTCTGCTGCTCGCAGTGATCGCTGCGCTCGCCTTGCTCTCACCATCCTTCTTCACGTTTGCGAACATCGTGAACATCCTCAACCAGAACGCGCCGCTGGTGATCATCGCCTCCGCGGGCACCTTCGTCATCGTCTCGGGGAACTTCGACCTCTCCACCGGCGCGATCTACAGTGTCGCCGGCGTCGTCGCGGCCTGGCTCGCAGTGACGCTGGGGAACCCCTGGCTCGCGCTGCTCGCCGCACCGGTGATCGGACTTGTTCTCGGGGCGTTCAACGGCGCGGTGATCACTCGCTTACGAGTGCACTCATTCCTTGCGACGCTCGCGTCATCGATGATCTTCACGACGGTCGCGGTACTGGTCACCGGGGGAAGCTTGATCACCGTCACGACTCCGGGTTTCACCGCTCTCGGCCGCGATCGTATCGGCGGCATCTTCATCGCAGTGATCGTCATGATCGTCGTCGTCGCGGGAATGTGGTTTCTCCTCTCGAGGTCGGTGTTCGGGCGTCACGTCTACGCCGTCGGCGGCAACGCCGAAGCCGCCGAGCTCTCGGGGATCAGGGTGAATCGGACCCGCGTGATCGTCTTCATGCTGAGCGGCCTCGCGGCAGGGAGCGCCGCCGCGATCGGCGTCTCGCGTATCGCTTCAGGTCAGCCCCTGGCGGGGGCGGGGCTCGAGCTCAGTGCGATCGCCGCCGTCATTCTGGGCGGCACCAGCATCTACGGCGGAGTCGGAGCGGTGTGGAGGTCGGTTGCGGGCGTGTTCCTGATCGCGCTCATCGGCAACGGATTCGACCTACTGAATTTGAACCCCCAGCTCAAGGACATGGTGACGGGTTTCATCATCCTCGCTGCGGTGGGACTTGCCGCCGCGGACCGGACGAGACGCTGA
- a CDS encoding sugar ABC transporter ATP-binding protein, which yields MADQEIPSTRAASEVDAVELRGIGKRFGATQALSNVSLTVRRGEIHAFVGENGAGKSTLGKVIAGVYSADQGELLVDGASVGRWDPGTAQRRGVAMIAQELALVPDLTVAQNVFLGAEEHRWGIERGNVLDRYRRLDADIGFGIDGRTHVRDLRIADQQKVEILRSLARDARVIVMDEPTSSLTAHEMRQLEDLMRLLRDRGCCVIYVSHFLDSVLEVADRITVMRDGRRIDTVAAAAVTKHDLVTAMLGREMDQAYPERAAGPAQAQPPILRVDHLRTRTGVEDMSFEVRPGEIVGLLGLVGSGRTECLRAVFGIDPVLGGSVVFDGKDWTSASPKRSIEAGFVFASEDRHRDGLILQRSVRENIALASLGARSRMGVVQRSRERETALEHARAMEMRPLDIELPVSWFSGGNQQKALLGKALAARPRLIVLDEPTRGVDVGAKRTIYELIAHLAAEGIAVVLISSEHEEVMELAHRAYLVAGGRTFDEIDPRHTTVEQVLFRLFHVTTGEEPAA from the coding sequence ATGGCTGATCAAGAGATCCCGTCGACGCGCGCGGCTTCCGAGGTCGACGCTGTCGAGCTCCGCGGAATCGGCAAGCGCTTCGGGGCCACGCAGGCGCTGAGCAATGTTTCGCTCACCGTACGCCGAGGAGAGATCCACGCCTTCGTCGGTGAGAACGGCGCAGGCAAGTCCACGCTCGGGAAGGTCATCGCCGGGGTGTACTCAGCTGACCAGGGGGAACTCCTCGTGGATGGCGCATCCGTCGGACGGTGGGACCCGGGAACCGCCCAGCGCAGAGGGGTCGCCATGATTGCCCAGGAACTTGCGCTCGTCCCGGATCTGACGGTCGCCCAGAACGTCTTCCTCGGGGCGGAAGAACACCGTTGGGGCATCGAGCGCGGCAACGTGCTCGACCGTTACCGACGCTTGGACGCGGATATCGGGTTTGGCATCGATGGTCGCACCCACGTGCGCGATCTCCGCATCGCCGATCAGCAGAAGGTCGAGATCCTCCGGTCGCTCGCCCGCGACGCGCGAGTGATCGTGATGGACGAGCCAACCTCCTCCCTCACCGCCCACGAGATGCGCCAGCTCGAAGACCTCATGCGGCTTCTGCGCGATCGCGGCTGTTGCGTCATCTACGTCTCACACTTCCTCGATTCAGTGCTCGAAGTGGCAGACCGCATTACCGTCATGCGTGACGGGCGGCGAATCGACACCGTTGCAGCGGCCGCGGTCACCAAACACGACCTGGTCACGGCGATGCTGGGGCGGGAGATGGATCAGGCGTACCCCGAGCGCGCCGCGGGGCCCGCCCAGGCGCAGCCGCCGATTCTGCGGGTCGATCACCTTCGCACCCGGACGGGCGTCGAGGACATGTCGTTCGAGGTGCGACCCGGCGAGATCGTCGGCCTCCTCGGCCTCGTCGGCAGCGGGCGCACCGAGTGCCTCCGCGCCGTCTTCGGTATCGATCCCGTGCTCGGCGGGTCGGTCGTGTTCGATGGGAAGGACTGGACCTCGGCATCCCCGAAGCGGTCCATCGAGGCCGGGTTCGTCTTCGCCTCCGAGGACCGACATCGAGACGGCCTCATCCTGCAACGATCGGTGCGCGAGAACATTGCCCTCGCGAGCCTCGGTGCTCGCTCACGCATGGGTGTCGTTCAGCGCTCCCGTGAACGGGAGACCGCACTCGAGCACGCCAGGGCGATGGAGATGAGACCGCTCGACATCGAATTGCCAGTCAGCTGGTTCTCGGGAGGAAATCAGCAGAAGGCGCTCCTCGGCAAGGCGCTCGCCGCGCGACCGAGGCTCATCGTCCTCGACGAGCCCACTCGAGGCGTCGACGTCGGGGCGAAACGCACGATCTACGAGCTCATCGCGCACCTCGCAGCCGAAGGTATCGCGGTCGTGCTGATCTCATCGGAGCACGAGGAGGTCATGGAGCTCGCGCATCGCGCCTACCTCGTCGCAGGGGGACGGACCTTCGACGAAATTGACCCCCGACACACCACCGTGGAGCAGGTGCTGTTCCGGCTTTTCCACGTGACCACCGGAGAGGAGCCCGCAGCATGA
- a CDS encoding sugar ABC transporter substrate-binding protein yields MKRITRTLAGVGAIALSTVFVACSSDGTGGDGESLTIVLLASSSQNGYNQAVNTGIEQRAAELSEELGITINTKIQDGQFDANTQLSQLQNVGTTGQADGVVVVPHDGPGLGAAFPLGSDIPVVTVLNPIGPDISEMEPQVDGVVSTIATPPAVGATAQAESVVDYCADIDPCKIGLLAGLLNSPLDIERIEAWETVLGGHDNIEIVGTVEGAYDRDQSLSAVSNLLQGNPDISGILSNADQQTLGAQIALENAGIDPASVFLTGGGGTTEAVQAVRDGLWTNDYLNFPVSMGEAALEQAVAAIRGENVTAVIDADSLVDLGPIVTRDDLEAAPEFTGEWNG; encoded by the coding sequence ATGAAGCGCATCACTCGTACCCTCGCCGGAGTGGGAGCCATCGCGCTCTCCACCGTGTTCGTCGCGTGCAGCTCAGATGGAACGGGCGGCGACGGAGAATCCCTCACCATAGTCCTGCTCGCCTCCTCTTCGCAGAACGGCTACAACCAGGCCGTGAACACCGGAATCGAGCAGCGGGCGGCCGAGCTCTCCGAGGAGCTCGGCATCACCATCAACACCAAGATCCAGGACGGCCAGTTCGACGCGAACACCCAGCTCTCCCAGCTGCAGAACGTGGGAACGACCGGTCAGGCCGACGGCGTCGTCGTGGTTCCGCACGACGGACCGGGCCTGGGCGCAGCATTCCCGCTCGGCAGCGACATTCCCGTCGTCACGGTGCTCAACCCGATCGGCCCGGACATCTCCGAGATGGAGCCCCAGGTCGACGGCGTCGTCTCGACCATCGCGACACCCCCAGCCGTCGGTGCGACCGCGCAAGCGGAATCGGTGGTCGACTACTGCGCAGACATCGACCCGTGCAAGATCGGACTGCTCGCCGGCCTCCTCAACTCCCCGCTCGACATCGAGCGGATCGAAGCCTGGGAGACGGTGCTCGGCGGACACGACAACATCGAGATCGTCGGGACCGTCGAGGGCGCGTACGACCGGGATCAGTCCCTGTCGGCCGTGTCGAATCTGCTGCAGGGCAACCCGGACATCAGCGGCATCCTGAGCAATGCCGATCAGCAGACGCTCGGCGCCCAGATCGCCCTCGAGAATGCCGGTATTGATCCCGCATCCGTCTTCCTCACCGGAGGCGGCGGGACCACGGAGGCCGTCCAGGCGGTCCGGGACGGCCTGTGGACGAACGACTACCTGAACTTCCCGGTCAGCATGGGTGAGGCCGCACTGGAGCAGGCCGTAGCTGCGATCAGGGGAGAGAACGTCACTGCGGTGATCGACGCGGACTCGCTGGTCGATCTCGGCCCCATCGTCACGCGAGACGACCTGGAGGCCGCGCCCGAGTTCACGGGTGAGTGGAATGGCTGA
- a CDS encoding hydantoinase/oxoprolinase N-terminal domain-containing protein, with protein MFDASPLLDLSVRPTTTLIRIAPRPPLDAQHEEEISPEATRVVHVRGGHTALGEELVPLDTDALRSVAVTAAAGERFVITGAGSVVNAEHERRAGEILLEHAEPAGIEYGHAFPASSFTLREATALANSSLLTQAVALGTNLALAAEDIAPDARMYVATNDGGCTPLARLSSAPVHSAISGQATELVGAAALCGVRDGRVIVADTDGEALGEFVSGVPTVVAGPSRAHGLDLAIRSAHVLPASEEHVSGRAERPVLLARGGIDPGFIGLDARVHLDEDLRAIGAGRLPLTEWEERTLSVASASEMNQEVETAEARVRARLVSFGAAPSEVRIHESRVIATAYELPRVVSVRVRGVAFRAGTA; from the coding sequence GTGTTCGACGCAAGCCCTCTGCTTGATCTGAGCGTCCGACCCACCACCACACTCATCCGAATCGCACCACGGCCACCACTCGACGCGCAGCACGAGGAGGAGATCTCCCCCGAGGCCACCCGCGTCGTTCACGTTCGCGGCGGTCACACTGCGCTGGGGGAAGAGCTGGTCCCGCTCGACACCGACGCTCTCCGCTCGGTGGCCGTAACCGCGGCCGCCGGCGAGCGCTTCGTGATCACCGGCGCCGGCTCCGTGGTGAACGCCGAGCATGAACGACGCGCGGGAGAGATTCTGCTGGAGCACGCCGAACCGGCGGGCATCGAATACGGGCACGCCTTCCCCGCGAGTTCTTTCACTCTGCGCGAGGCCACCGCACTCGCGAACAGTTCGCTCCTCACCCAAGCCGTCGCGCTCGGCACGAATCTGGCCCTTGCAGCAGAGGACATCGCTCCCGATGCACGGATGTACGTCGCGACGAACGACGGGGGATGCACCCCTCTGGCCCGCCTGTCGAGCGCTCCGGTCCACTCCGCCATCTCGGGCCAGGCCACTGAACTGGTGGGTGCTGCCGCACTCTGCGGCGTTCGCGACGGACGCGTCATCGTCGCAGACACGGACGGCGAGGCGCTCGGAGAGTTCGTCTCTGGCGTGCCGACGGTCGTCGCCGGCCCATCGCGCGCGCACGGCCTCGATCTCGCGATCCGCAGCGCGCACGTGCTCCCCGCTTCCGAGGAGCACGTCTCCGGCAGAGCCGAACGCCCGGTGCTGCTCGCGCGGGGTGGCATCGATCCAGGGTTCATCGGGCTCGACGCCCGCGTACATCTCGATGAGGATCTCCGCGCGATCGGTGCAGGTCGCCTCCCCCTCACCGAGTGGGAGGAACGCACCCTGAGCGTCGCCAGCGCGTCGGAAATGAATCAGGAAGTGGAGACCGCGGAGGCACGGGTACGCGCACGACTAGTTTCGTTCGGCGCCGCCCCCTCCGAGGTCCGCATCCACGAGTCGCGAGTCATCGCCACGGCCTACGAGCTTCCCCGCGTCGTTTCCGTCCGGGTGCGGGGCGTCGCGTTCAGGGCGGGGACCGCATGA
- a CDS encoding DUF917 domain-containing protein, with protein sequence MRLSTDEIQHLRTGAMFLACCPDPEWCDEQTARIVSYMARSGESPDLVEVTDLPADALVVSLGYVNNGLPLSDLRPVGDEFSTSLELVEDALGQKVSGIMPLAGANINALVPAMTALQLGIPVVDADPMGRVFPLLYQSVFTLAGLPAGPVGATGPNGESALLDVENPLRAERLVRALAGEFGGWSATALYPMTARLLHEHGILGSVSRMIRIGRVLNAAISVPEKHAELRRAEGVRRIIRARVSDTAGISRPAPPGQPDNPSTVVLIEESQGRIVQIEIQNELLLLLVDGDVIAAVPDIITMLRPEDGSVASLNDLWVGNQLDIVVLPAPAQWYAPAAVDLVGPAALHVWLQTRGRK encoded by the coding sequence ATGAGACTCAGTACCGATGAAATCCAGCATCTCAGGACAGGTGCGATGTTCCTCGCCTGCTGCCCGGACCCCGAGTGGTGCGACGAGCAGACCGCGCGCATCGTGTCGTACATGGCCAGATCCGGCGAATCGCCCGACCTCGTCGAGGTGACGGATCTCCCTGCAGATGCGCTCGTCGTTTCACTGGGCTATGTGAACAACGGACTGCCGCTCTCCGACCTCCGTCCAGTCGGCGACGAGTTCTCGACCAGCCTCGAACTCGTCGAAGATGCCCTCGGTCAGAAGGTCTCCGGCATCATGCCCCTGGCCGGCGCGAACATCAATGCACTGGTCCCGGCCATGACCGCTCTCCAGCTCGGCATCCCAGTGGTCGACGCCGACCCGATGGGCCGAGTGTTCCCGCTGCTCTACCAGTCCGTGTTCACTTTGGCCGGCCTCCCCGCCGGGCCGGTCGGCGCGACGGGTCCGAACGGCGAATCCGCGCTGCTCGATGTCGAGAACCCGCTGCGAGCGGAACGCCTCGTCCGCGCACTTGCCGGAGAGTTCGGCGGATGGTCGGCGACCGCGCTGTATCCGATGACCGCCCGGCTCCTCCACGAGCACGGAATTCTCGGGAGCGTTTCGCGAATGATTCGCATTGGACGCGTGCTGAATGCGGCGATCTCGGTTCCGGAGAAGCATGCCGAGCTGCGGCGGGCCGAGGGAGTGCGGCGTATCATCCGAGCACGAGTGAGCGACACCGCCGGGATCTCCCGCCCCGCCCCGCCCGGGCAGCCGGACAACCCGTCGACCGTCGTCCTCATCGAGGAGAGCCAGGGACGGATCGTCCAGATCGAAATTCAGAACGAGTTGTTGCTCCTGCTCGTCGACGGAGATGTCATCGCGGCCGTGCCGGACATCATCACCATGCTCCGCCCGGAGGACGGAAGCGTGGCGAGCCTCAATGATCTCTGGGTCGGGAACCAACTCGACATCGTCGTCCTCCCCGCACCGGCCCAGTGGTATGCGCCCGCCGCAGTCGATCTCGTGGGTCCCGCCGCGCTGCACGTGTGGTTGCAGACCCGTGGAAGGAAATAA